Proteins encoded in a region of the Photobacterium angustum genome:
- the gspS2 gene encoding type II secretion system pilot lipoprotein GspS-beta, which yields MKLTISKALITASLGLLLLSGCASHEKQQIAETLAKSRAAAIDSKAPYPKIDAYQITQAYASGNTVKINVLYGGKSRVSPSNAVKTAARNYCSNKEMKPLFDSGVNYLITIKDISGRTMAQQVVSKESCEELN from the coding sequence GTGAAATTAACTATAAGCAAAGCGCTAATCACTGCATCATTAGGTTTATTACTGCTTAGTGGCTGTGCTTCTCATGAAAAGCAACAAATTGCTGAAACATTAGCAAAAAGCCGCGCGGCTGCAATTGATAGTAAAGCACCTTATCCAAAGATTGATGCTTATCAAATAACCCAAGCTTACGCGTCAGGAAATACCGTTAAAATTAATGTTCTTTATGGTGGGAAAAGTCGTGTTTCACCATCAAATGCTGTAAAAACGGCTGCGAGAAACTACTGTAGTAACAAAGAAATGAAGCCTTTATTTGATAGCGGCGTAAATTACCTAATTACGATAAAAGATATCAGTGGTCGTACAATGGCGCAACAAGTAGTATCTAAAGAATCTTGTGAAGAACTGAATTAA
- the sbmA gene encoding peptide antibiotic transporter SbmA — MFKSFFLDRRWFLWSILGSALILYVTWYKVQIDVEVNEWFGTFYDLIQKALAKPHAVTFDEFLSGCIEFFNIVSVYIIIAVMLDFFVRHYVFRWRTAMNNYYMSHWDKIHHIEGASQRVQEDTMRFARIVEGLGVSFMRSLMTLVAFLPILWVLSENITELPWIGEVDRSLVYLAIISALFGTVLLAIVGVKLPGLEFKNQKVEAAYRKELVFGEDQSTRAQPETVGELFFNVRKNYFNLYRHYLYFDIAKWSYIQYTVIVPYIALGPAIVSGALTLGVLQQILRAFGKVEESFQFLVHSWSTIVELMSIYKRLKAFELQIDEAIAAEQVPVD; from the coding sequence ATGTTTAAGTCTTTTTTTCTCGATCGACGCTGGTTTTTATGGTCGATTTTAGGTAGTGCCTTAATTCTGTATGTGACTTGGTACAAAGTGCAGATTGATGTTGAGGTGAATGAATGGTTTGGGACATTTTATGATTTGATCCAGAAAGCACTGGCGAAACCTCATGCGGTTACATTTGATGAGTTTCTTTCTGGTTGTATCGAGTTTTTTAATATTGTCTCTGTTTATATCATTATTGCCGTGATGCTTGATTTCTTTGTTCGTCACTATGTTTTCCGCTGGCGAACAGCGATGAATAATTACTACATGTCACACTGGGATAAAATTCACCATATTGAAGGTGCTTCGCAGCGTGTTCAAGAAGACACCATGCGTTTTGCGCGTATTGTTGAAGGGTTAGGGGTGAGCTTCATGCGCTCATTAATGACGTTAGTCGCCTTCCTACCTATTTTATGGGTGCTGAGTGAAAACATTACTGAACTACCGTGGATAGGTGAAGTTGACCGATCATTAGTGTATTTAGCGATTATCTCTGCTTTATTTGGGACAGTTTTACTGGCGATTGTTGGTGTCAAATTACCTGGACTTGAATTTAAAAACCAAAAAGTTGAAGCGGCATATCGGAAAGAGCTGGTTTTTGGTGAAGATCAAAGCACTAGAGCACAGCCAGAGACAGTTGGCGAGTTATTTTTCAACGTACGTAAGAACTACTTTAATTTATATCGTCACTATCTTTACTTTGATATTGCGAAATGGTCATATATTCAATATACCGTCATTGTGCCGTATATTGCGTTAGGGCCTGCGATTGTATCTGGCGCATTAACGCTTGGCGTGTTGCAACAAATTTTACGTGCCTTTGGTAAGGTAGAAGAATCTTTCCAATTCCTTGTCCATTCATGGAGCACCATTGTTGAGTTAATGTCTATTTATAAACGCCTTAAAGCATTTGAATTGCAAATAGATGAAGCGATTGCAGCTGAACAAGTACCTGTAGATTGA
- a CDS encoding class I SAM-dependent methyltransferase, which produces MEISALPTLEAHLLTALSSPPNEVRRLFHGRGRCWQGLEQITVDWLQGQVLVSLFKEPSPEFLAELATLLNNLTKTAEWQNSGATSLLLQHRDREGSPMEVIWGETSEYQDVVESGLVYKLDLGRKQNNGLFLDMRLGRDWVREQAAGKRVLNLFAYTCGFSVAAIAGGAEHVVNLDMAKAALSRGRDNHHLNKHDLKKVSFLGHELFKSWGKVRKYGPYDLIIIDPPSFQKGSFALTKDYQKILRRLPELLTENGTVLACVNDPSITSAFLIEGMAAEAPELVFEKRLDNPPEFQDIEPEGGLKALVFQRN; this is translated from the coding sequence ATGGAAATAAGTGCATTACCCACTTTAGAAGCTCATCTACTCACAGCCTTGTCTTCACCGCCAAATGAAGTTCGCAGACTCTTTCATGGCCGTGGACGTTGCTGGCAAGGGTTAGAGCAAATAACGGTTGATTGGCTACAAGGTCAAGTACTTGTTTCCTTGTTTAAAGAGCCTTCTCCTGAGTTCTTAGCTGAACTTGCCACTTTGCTGAATAACCTGACTAAAACAGCAGAATGGCAAAACAGTGGTGCGACATCGCTATTGCTTCAACATCGTGATCGCGAAGGATCTCCGATGGAGGTGATTTGGGGTGAAACGTCAGAATATCAAGATGTGGTTGAAAGTGGCTTAGTGTACAAGTTGGATCTTGGACGTAAGCAAAATAACGGCTTGTTCCTTGATATGCGATTAGGCCGTGATTGGGTTCGCGAGCAAGCTGCTGGTAAACGCGTTTTGAACTTATTCGCTTACACCTGTGGTTTCTCGGTTGCTGCGATTGCTGGTGGCGCAGAGCATGTTGTGAACCTTGATATGGCAAAAGCAGCATTAAGCCGTGGTCGTGATAATCACCATTTAAATAAACATGATTTAAAGAAAGTCAGTTTCTTAGGTCATGAACTATTTAAGTCATGGGGTAAGGTGCGCAAATATGGCCCATACGATCTCATTATTATTGATCCACCATCATTTCAGAAAGGTAGCTTTGCACTCACGAAAGATTACCAAAAGATCTTACGTCGCTTACCTGAATTGTTAACTGAAAACGGTACAGTGTTAGCGTGCGTGAATGATCCGAGCATTACTTCAGCTTTCTTAATTGAAGGTATGGCAGCAGAGGCCCCTGAGCTCGTTTTTGAAAAACGTCTTGATAATCCACCAGAGTTTCAAGATATTGAGCCAGAAGGTGGTTTAAAGGCATTGGTATTCCAGCGCAACTAA
- a CDS encoding TIGR01621 family pseudouridine synthase encodes MFTLVYQHPDFLVINKHPGISVHKDDNDQPLLAAVAEQTGDEKLYLIHRLDKMTSGLLLLGRNKEAASILSSNFAERVVEKFYVAIGTKKPKKKQGVVIGDMTRSRRSSWKLESTKENPAITQFFSTAAGEGRRLFLCKPHTGKTHQIRVALRSVGSGITGDDIYGTEASDRGYLHAYALSFPYKGETQRFICPPTDGKLWQVAETQQALSDWNQPWQLEWPTLAYKKASV; translated from the coding sequence ATGTTTACTCTTGTTTACCAACACCCTGATTTTTTAGTCATTAATAAGCATCCAGGTATCAGTGTTCATAAAGATGACAATGATCAGCCGTTACTCGCTGCTGTTGCTGAACAAACTGGCGACGAAAAGCTGTATTTGATCCACCGTCTCGACAAAATGACATCAGGTTTACTTCTGCTTGGACGCAATAAAGAAGCGGCATCGATCCTGTCTTCAAATTTTGCTGAGCGGGTGGTCGAAAAGTTTTATGTAGCAATAGGCACCAAAAAGCCAAAGAAAAAACAAGGTGTGGTGATTGGTGATATGACTCGTTCACGTCGTAGTAGCTGGAAATTAGAAAGTACAAAGGAAAATCCAGCCATTACTCAGTTTTTCTCAACAGCTGCAGGTGAAGGACGACGTTTATTTCTCTGTAAGCCTCATACTGGGAAAACGCATCAGATCCGTGTTGCATTACGTAGTGTTGGTTCTGGTATCACTGGCGATGATATTTATGGCACTGAAGCGTCAGATCGTGGTTACTTACATGCTTATGCACTGTCTTTTCCTTACAAGGGCGAAACACAGCGTTTTATTTGTCCACCAACAGACGGTAAATTGTGGCAAGTAGCTGAGACACAACAGGCGTTAAGCGATTGGAATCAGCCATGGCAATTAGAGTGGCCAACATTGGCTTATAAAAAGGCGAGTGTATAA
- the cls gene encoding cardiolipin synthase has translation MEQFYQVLTWIGVFAYWLLIASVTVRVVFKRRVVGVSLAWMMIIYIVPIGGVIAYLLFGELNLGKKRAERAREMFLPFANWFKQLNDCPGHQPQEMSLVAKPISDLCENRLGIPGLIGNDLSLQSSPQEILRSLVNDINNAQHSIHLEFYIWNPGGLADEVGVALIQAAKRGVRVRLLLDSAGSMRFFRSHWPKLMRGAGIELVEALAVSPFRMFFRRLDLRLHRKIVVVDDHIAYTGSMNLVDPAFFKVDAGVGLWVDVMVRISGPTVSVLNCIQAWDWEVETGQRFLPPLPSCTFDTAHKDTVQVIPSGPGMPDDIIHQALLLSIYQAQKSVVITTPYFVPSEHLLHAMKGAADRGIEVHIVIPRRNDSIMVEWASRSFFSDLLESGVHIHRFHGGLLHTKSVVIDDSHCLIGTVNLDMRSLWLNFEVTMAVDNIVFTQELSQLQQSYIADSDEIDREQWSKRSMKNKFIERFFYMFSPLL, from the coding sequence ATGGAACAATTTTATCAAGTCTTAACGTGGATTGGCGTTTTCGCCTACTGGTTACTCATCGCATCGGTTACTGTTCGCGTCGTATTTAAACGTCGTGTTGTCGGAGTATCGCTAGCGTGGATGATGATCATTTACATCGTACCCATCGGTGGGGTAATTGCATATCTATTATTTGGTGAATTAAATCTTGGTAAAAAGCGAGCTGAGCGTGCACGTGAAATGTTTTTGCCTTTTGCCAATTGGTTTAAACAACTCAATGATTGTCCGGGGCATCAACCTCAGGAAATGAGCCTTGTTGCTAAGCCGATCAGTGATTTATGTGAAAATCGATTAGGTATACCCGGGCTTATTGGTAATGATCTTTCCTTGCAATCATCACCACAAGAAATTTTACGTTCGCTGGTTAACGACATAAACAATGCACAACATTCAATCCACCTTGAATTTTATATCTGGAACCCAGGTGGGCTTGCTGATGAAGTTGGTGTTGCTTTAATTCAAGCGGCTAAACGTGGTGTTAGAGTTCGCTTGTTGCTTGATTCTGCGGGCAGTATGCGCTTCTTCCGATCGCATTGGCCTAAGTTAATGCGCGGCGCTGGCATCGAATTAGTTGAAGCCTTAGCAGTATCACCGTTTAGGATGTTCTTCCGTCGTCTAGATTTACGTCTACACCGTAAAATTGTCGTGGTTGATGATCATATTGCTTACACAGGCTCTATGAATTTAGTCGATCCTGCATTCTTTAAAGTTGATGCAGGTGTGGGTCTATGGGTCGATGTCATGGTGCGAATTTCAGGCCCTACCGTCTCAGTGCTAAATTGCATTCAAGCATGGGATTGGGAGGTAGAAACAGGCCAACGCTTTTTACCCCCACTGCCTTCTTGTACCTTTGATACTGCACACAAAGACACGGTACAAGTCATACCATCAGGGCCAGGTATGCCAGATGATATAATTCATCAAGCGTTGTTACTAAGTATTTACCAAGCACAAAAATCTGTCGTTATCACAACCCCTTATTTCGTGCCGAGTGAACATTTACTACATGCAATGAAAGGCGCGGCTGATCGTGGTATTGAAGTACACATTGTTATTCCGCGCAGAAATGATTCAATAATGGTGGAATGGGCAAGCCGATCATTCTTTAGTGATTTACTAGAATCAGGAGTACATATCCATCGTTTCCACGGCGGGTTGTTACACACAAAATCTGTGGTTATTGATGATAGTCATTGCCTAATTGGTACTGTAAATCTTGATATGCGGAGCTTATGGCTTAATTTTGAAGTGACGATGGCGGTCGACAATATTGTTTTCACCCAAGAGCTAAGTCAATTACAACAAAGCTATATTGCTGATTCTGACGAAATCGATCGTGAACAATGGAGCAAACGTTCCATGAAGAACAAATTTATCGAACGCTTTTTCTATATGTTTAGCCCACTGCTTTAA
- the yiaY gene encoding L-threonine dehydrogenase: MSSAFYIPTVNFMGAGCLTQAADAIKSHGFKKALIVTDKVLKQIGVVTQVAVLLTERDIDSVVYDGTQPNPTIKNVDEGLALLKENQCDFVISLGGGSPHDCAKGIALLAANGGQIGDYEGVDRSAKAQLPVVAINTTAGTASEMTRFCIITDEERHIKMAIVDKNTTPLISVNDPQLMLAKPASLTAATGMDALTHAIEAYVSTAATPITDAVAIKAIELIQQNLRTAVKEGQNLNAREQMAYAQFMAGMAFNNASLGYVHAMAHQLGGYYNLPHGVCNAVLLPHVQRYNAQVSSERLRDVAKAMGVDVEGMTAEQGANAALEAIVALSKDVGIPLGLKELGVKEEDIALLADNALKDACGFTNPKQATHEEISQIFMAAM; this comes from the coding sequence ATGAGCAGTGCATTCTATATTCCTACTGTTAACTTTATGGGCGCAGGCTGTTTGACTCAAGCGGCTGATGCCATTAAATCTCACGGTTTTAAAAAAGCACTCATTGTTACCGATAAAGTATTGAAACAAATTGGTGTGGTTACTCAAGTGGCTGTATTGCTCACTGAGCGTGATATTGACTCTGTGGTTTACGATGGCACCCAACCAAACCCAACCATTAAAAACGTTGATGAAGGTTTAGCGTTACTAAAAGAAAACCAATGTGATTTTGTAATTTCATTGGGTGGTGGTTCTCCACATGACTGCGCAAAAGGTATTGCGCTATTGGCTGCCAACGGTGGTCAAATTGGTGACTATGAAGGTGTTGATCGTTCTGCAAAAGCACAGCTACCTGTAGTTGCTATTAATACTACAGCGGGTACTGCATCGGAGATGACCCGTTTCTGTATCATTACTGATGAAGAGCGTCATATTAAGATGGCGATTGTCGATAAAAATACTACCCCATTAATATCTGTAAATGATCCTCAGTTAATGTTGGCAAAACCTGCATCATTAACCGCTGCAACAGGGATGGATGCATTAACTCACGCTATTGAAGCGTATGTTTCTACAGCCGCAACACCAATTACTGACGCTGTGGCGATTAAAGCGATTGAGTTAATTCAACAAAACCTACGTACCGCTGTTAAAGAAGGTCAAAACCTTAATGCTCGTGAGCAAATGGCGTATGCGCAGTTCATGGCTGGTATGGCATTCAATAATGCATCACTCGGTTATGTACATGCGATGGCGCACCAGTTAGGCGGTTACTACAATCTTCCTCATGGTGTATGTAATGCGGTATTACTACCACATGTTCAACGTTATAACGCACAAGTATCATCTGAGCGTTTACGTGATGTTGCTAAAGCTATGGGTGTTGATGTCGAAGGTATGACTGCAGAGCAGGGGGCTAATGCGGCACTTGAAGCGATTGTGGCGCTATCTAAAGATGTTGGCATTCCACTAGGTTTAAAAGAGCTGGGTGTGAAAGAAGAAGATATCGCACTATTGGCTGATAATGCATTGAAAGATGCTTGTGGTTTCACTAACCCTAAACAGGCAACCCATGAAGAGATTTCACAGATCTTTATGGCTGCAATGTAA
- a CDS encoding M48 family metallopeptidase: MNVSSLRHPKENLYKMLCIIIGGLIWAGLLLGTLFSILIFLIPVAFFIWLSSKFFQASIFGNAVHVNKNQYTNLNNMADEIATALDMKEKPEMFIVNSQGLTNALAVKFLSRKYTLLFSDLVDLLWEEKKQDQLRFVIAHELAHHAAGHVNFWINLLMKPAMFIPFLGSAYSRACELTCDRIAAEIINNKSASINALITLASGSRELVTATNNDSFVQQELSVPTVFGFLQEITSSHPRMTKRVIAINNYQLGEQESTLIAREA, translated from the coding sequence ATGAACGTTTCTTCGTTACGTCATCCTAAAGAAAATCTTTATAAAATGTTATGCATTATTATTGGTGGATTAATTTGGGCTGGATTATTACTGGGCACACTTTTTAGTATTCTTATTTTTCTTATTCCAGTAGCATTCTTTATTTGGCTTTCAAGTAAATTCTTTCAAGCCAGTATTTTTGGTAATGCCGTGCACGTTAATAAAAACCAATATACAAACTTAAATAATATGGCTGACGAAATAGCCACTGCGCTAGATATGAAAGAAAAGCCTGAAATGTTTATTGTAAACTCTCAAGGTTTAACCAATGCATTAGCGGTGAAATTTCTATCTCGTAAATACACGCTACTGTTTAGCGATTTAGTTGATTTATTATGGGAAGAGAAAAAACAAGATCAACTGCGTTTTGTTATTGCTCATGAACTTGCTCACCATGCTGCAGGTCACGTAAATTTCTGGATTAACTTATTAATGAAGCCAGCAATGTTTATCCCTTTCTTAGGTTCAGCTTATAGCCGTGCTTGTGAATTAACCTGTGATCGCATTGCTGCTGAAATTATTAATAATAAATCCGCCAGCATTAATGCCCTCATCACTCTAGCATCAGGAAGCCGAGAACTAGTGACTGCAACCAATAATGACAGTTTTGTACAACAAGAGCTGAGTGTGCCTACCGTATTTGGTTTTTTACAAGAAATTACCTCAAGCCACCCACGTATGACAAAACGTGTTATCGCGATTAATAACTATCAGCTTGGTGAGCAAGAATCGACTCTGATCGCTCGTGAAGCCTAA
- a CDS encoding LysR family transcriptional regulator: MRHLKAFHVFDVSASCSSFSEAAQQLNITHGAVSKQIKTLETYLGVALFYKKGRNVFLTQEGEKLKVSTRQVFNVLENTVNELRQSRLHTLEVSCEPTLTMRWLMPRLSGFYESSGIDVRLSTAGGAVQLGTNGLSLAIRRDDFECHRDYYKTSLVEEWVGPVFSPDYWEKVKHDLGSITTIHSATRASAWQNWQQMSGTATDFTHHSQQTFGHFYFCIQAAIDGLGAAMGSYPFVMDDIKRGVLVAPFGFVPSGCDYILMSDKANLVGEEKLFADWLVDNLSQAIPKC, translated from the coding sequence ATGAGACATCTTAAAGCTTTTCATGTATTCGATGTGTCAGCGTCGTGTTCAAGTTTTAGTGAAGCGGCACAGCAATTGAACATTACGCATGGTGCAGTGAGCAAACAGATCAAGACGCTAGAAACGTATTTAGGCGTTGCGCTTTTTTATAAAAAAGGGCGTAACGTCTTTTTAACGCAGGAAGGTGAAAAGTTAAAAGTGTCTACCCGTCAAGTGTTTAACGTATTGGAAAACACTGTCAATGAGTTGCGACAGTCAAGGCTTCACACGTTAGAGGTGTCATGTGAGCCAACATTAACCATGCGTTGGTTAATGCCTAGATTAAGTGGCTTTTATGAATCGTCAGGTATTGATGTGCGTTTATCGACAGCTGGTGGGGCTGTTCAATTAGGGACAAATGGCTTATCGCTTGCGATACGTCGTGATGATTTTGAGTGTCATCGTGATTACTACAAAACGTCATTAGTTGAAGAGTGGGTGGGTCCCGTTTTCTCGCCCGATTATTGGGAAAAAGTGAAGCACGATCTTGGTAGTATCACGACGATTCATAGTGCAACTCGAGCTAGCGCATGGCAAAACTGGCAGCAAATGAGCGGTACAGCAACTGATTTTACTCACCACTCGCAGCAGACATTTGGTCATTTTTATTTTTGTATTCAAGCGGCTATTGATGGACTAGGGGCTGCAATGGGGTCATATCCTTTTGTCATGGATGACATCAAACGAGGTGTGTTAGTCGCGCCATTTGGTTTTGTGCCGTCGGGGTGTGATTATATTCTGATGAGTGATAAAGCAAATTTAGTCGGTGAAGAAAAATTGTTTGCTGATTGGTTAGTGGATAATTTATCGCAGGCTATACCGAAGTGCTAA
- a CDS encoding LysE family translocator, whose product MELISLAILGLLIVISPGADFVLVLKNSLNHGRSAGIWTAIGISLAITIHISYSLLGISYLISQNEMLFNAIRYAGAAYLIYLGIKGIFFSDNKTDLQGATKPSKSSQHFVAQGFLCNALNPKTMLFFLSVFSQVISTDTSNNHIALIYGGYMIAMHCLWFSLVAILFTSKALQTRLLNMKKRLNQLCGVGLVTFGTVLTLKS is encoded by the coding sequence ATGGAACTAATTAGCTTAGCTATTTTGGGATTATTGATTGTAATAAGTCCCGGTGCTGATTTCGTATTAGTGTTAAAAAACAGCCTCAATCACGGACGTTCCGCGGGGATCTGGACTGCAATCGGTATTAGCCTTGCGATCACCATACACATTTCTTACTCATTATTGGGGATCAGTTACCTTATCTCACAAAATGAAATGCTATTTAATGCCATTCGCTATGCAGGTGCTGCCTATCTAATTTATTTAGGGATAAAAGGGATCTTTTTTTCTGACAATAAAACCGATCTACAAGGTGCAACTAAGCCGAGTAAAAGTAGCCAACACTTTGTAGCACAAGGCTTTCTTTGTAACGCGTTAAATCCTAAAACCATGCTGTTTTTCTTAAGCGTGTTTAGCCAAGTCATTTCTACTGATACAAGTAATAACCATATCGCTTTGATATATGGTGGTTACATGATTGCGATGCACTGTTTATGGTTTAGCCTTGTTGCGATCCTATTTACATCAAAAGCACTGCAAACACGTTTATTGAATATGAAGAAGCGACTAAACCAACTCTGTGGCGTAGGACTGGTTACCTTCGGAACTGTGCTGACATTAAAATCTTAG